One Sphingomonas sp. SUN039 genomic window carries:
- a CDS encoding bifunctional riboflavin kinase/FAD synthetase, whose product MQRLRGDETVEGPLRGGIVALGNFDGFHRGHQAVVGRAVALARSRGVPAIVATFDPHPVSYFVPDAPPFRLTSLDQRQHLFAGAGADVMLVFRFDGELAGVSAADFITDRLIARAGATGVVTGEDFTFGKGRGGNTAVLAETGGAHGLTVETVGPVDEDGETISSSRIRAALQAGDCPTATHLLTRPFAIRGRVQHGDKLGRTIGFPTANVDMGDYLRPRYGIYAVRGRLADGRVLDGAANLGVRPTFDPPKELLEPYFFDFAGDLYGQEIEVELHAFIRPEAKFDSLDALTAQMEKDCGAARNLLLSSART is encoded by the coding sequence ATGCAGCGGTTGCGCGGGGATGAAACGGTCGAAGGCCCTTTGCGCGGCGGCATCGTCGCGCTTGGCAATTTCGACGGATTCCATCGCGGGCATCAGGCCGTGGTCGGGCGCGCGGTGGCGCTGGCGAGATCGCGCGGGGTTCCGGCCATCGTCGCGACGTTCGACCCGCACCCCGTCAGCTATTTCGTGCCCGACGCGCCGCCGTTCCGCCTGACCAGCCTCGACCAGCGCCAGCACCTGTTCGCCGGGGCCGGGGCGGACGTGATGCTGGTGTTCCGCTTCGACGGGGAGCTGGCGGGGGTCAGCGCGGCGGATTTCATCACCGACCGGCTGATCGCGCGCGCAGGCGCGACGGGGGTGGTCACCGGCGAGGACTTCACTTTCGGCAAGGGACGCGGCGGTAACACGGCGGTGCTGGCGGAGACCGGCGGCGCGCACGGCCTGACCGTCGAGACCGTCGGACCGGTCGACGAGGACGGCGAGACCATCTCGTCGAGCCGCATCCGGGCGGCGTTGCAGGCGGGCGATTGCCCCACGGCGACGCACCTGCTGACCCGGCCTTTCGCCATCCGGGGCCGGGTGCAGCACGGCGACAAGCTGGGCCGCACCATCGGTTTTCCGACCGCGAATGTGGACATGGGCGACTATCTGCGCCCGCGTTACGGGATCTACGCGGTGCGCGGGCGGCTGGCGGATGGACGGGTGTTGGACGGTGCCGCGAATCTCGGCGTGCGTCCGACGTTCGACCCGCCCAAGGAGTTGCTCGAACCCTATTTCTTCGACTTTGCAGGCGATTTGTACGGGCAGGAGATCGAGGTCGAGTTGCACGCCTTCATCCGGCCCGAGGCGAAGTTCGACAGCCTGGACGCGCTGACCGCGCAGATGGAGAAGGATTGCGGGGCGGCGCGCAATCTCCTTTTGTCGTCAGCCCGGACTTGA
- the ileS gene encoding isoleucine--tRNA ligase, which produces MTDTPETTRDYRDTVFLPKTDFPMKAGLPQKEPGILAKWQADGAYQQLRAARAGREKFILHDGPPYANGDMHIGHALNHILKDMVCRTQNLLGKDAPYVPGWDCHGLPIEWKVEEAYRKKKLNKDEVPAQEFRAECRAYAQGWVDTQREQLKRLGINGDWDHPYLTMDADAEATIVQELMKFATRGQLYRGAKPVMWSPVEKTALAEAEVEYEDIISTQIDVTFEIVESPISELVGAHAVIWTTTPWTIPVNQALAYGPEVEYVVIQAGGRRYVLAEYLVKQLASRAIASGADEETWTFPPAKQKNWFRLMGSDLAGTIARHPMHHLGGFFAKPRPFLPGDFVTTEQGTGLVHMAPDHGEDDFDLCKANGIDAVFAVEGDGKYRADWAWLGGQGSVINAKFTAPDGPICEDLRAAGALLAASSDYKHSYPHSWRSKAKVIFRATPQWFIPVDAPLNPLHFVERAGSEASRERNDVEAGVPLPTATQSPSPQGGEGSSLRQTALSAIAATRFVPEKGRNRIGSMVEGRPDWVISRQRAWGVPITLFVKKGTNQYLTDPAVNARIVDAIRVAGVDGWSAEAAPALLGPDYDVADYEQVTDILDVWFDSGCTHAFVLESGKWPDMRWPADLYLEGSDQHRGWFQSSLLESCGTRGRAPYDAVLTHGFTMDQKGMKMSKSLGNTINPLDLMRDYGADILRLWALSVDFTEDHRIGKEILSGVADQYRKVRNTFRYLLGALEGFSEDERVPVADMPELERYILHLLADMDAKLKQAVDDFDFNSYTRLLSDFANNDLGEFYFDIRKDALYCDVGPALPHGSHKRRAYRTVLDILFHALVRYAAPVLVFTSEEVWGTRFSALGSVHLLEWPDVKFEWLDLSSSEDWNTRRVARRASNYAIEQLRKDKRVGSGNAANVEVKQKSAIFEFEDMAEVFMTAPALIDEDKVGRIWEPWSGPWITDITSEFSVRVRPTAFHKCGRCWRHLPEVTEDGALCGRCAEVVA; this is translated from the coding sequence ATGACCGACACCCCCGAAACGACACGCGATTACCGCGACACCGTCTTCCTGCCGAAGACCGATTTCCCGATGAAGGCGGGACTGCCGCAAAAGGAACCTGGCATCCTCGCCAAATGGCAGGCCGACGGCGCGTATCAGCAACTCCGCGCCGCGCGCGCGGGGCGCGAGAAGTTCATCCTCCACGACGGCCCGCCCTATGCCAATGGCGACATGCACATCGGCCATGCGCTCAACCATATCCTGAAGGACATGGTGTGCCGGACGCAGAATCTGCTCGGCAAGGATGCGCCGTACGTGCCCGGCTGGGACTGCCACGGCCTGCCCATCGAATGGAAAGTCGAGGAGGCGTATCGCAAGAAAAAGCTGAACAAGGATGAGGTGCCGGCTCAAGAATTCCGCGCCGAATGCCGCGCGTACGCACAGGGGTGGGTCGATACGCAGCGCGAACAGCTCAAGCGGCTGGGCATCAACGGCGACTGGGACCATCCCTATCTGACGATGGATGCCGACGCCGAGGCGACGATCGTCCAGGAACTGATGAAATTCGCAACCCGCGGCCAGCTGTATCGCGGGGCCAAGCCGGTGATGTGGTCCCCCGTCGAAAAGACCGCGCTGGCCGAAGCCGAGGTCGAATATGAGGACATCATCTCGACGCAGATCGATGTGACGTTCGAGATTGTGGAATCGCCGATCTCCGAACTGGTCGGCGCACACGCGGTGATCTGGACGACGACACCGTGGACGATCCCGGTGAACCAGGCTTTGGCTTATGGGCCGGAGGTTGAGTATGTGGTGATCCAAGCCGGTGGGCGGCGTTATGTTCTGGCAGAGTACCTAGTGAAGCAGCTTGCGAGTCGGGCAATAGCTAGTGGCGCGGATGAAGAGACGTGGACGTTTCCGCCAGCTAAACAAAAAAATTGGTTTCGGCTTATGGGCTCCGACCTCGCCGGAACCATCGCCCGCCATCCGATGCACCATCTCGGCGGGTTCTTTGCCAAGCCGCGCCCGTTCCTGCCCGGCGATTTCGTCACGACCGAACAGGGCACCGGCCTCGTCCATATGGCACCCGATCATGGCGAGGACGATTTCGACCTGTGCAAGGCCAACGGCATTGATGCGGTGTTCGCGGTCGAGGGCGACGGGAAGTATCGCGCCGACTGGGCATGGCTCGGCGGGCAGGGGAGCGTCATCAACGCCAAGTTTACAGCACCTGACGGCCCGATCTGCGAAGACCTGCGCGCGGCGGGTGCGCTGCTCGCGGCGTCGTCGGATTACAAGCACAGCTATCCGCACAGTTGGCGGTCGAAGGCCAAGGTGATCTTCCGCGCGACGCCGCAGTGGTTTATTCCAGTGGATGCGCCGCTGAACCCTCTCCACTTCGTGGAGAGGGCGGGGAGCGAAGCGAGCCGGGAGAGGAATGACGTGGAGGCGGGCGTGCCTCTCCCGACTGCTACGCAGTCGCCCTCTCCACAAGGTGGAGAGGGTTCATCGCTCCGCCAGACCGCCCTGTCCGCCATCGCCGCCACCCGCTTCGTCCCCGAAAAGGGCCGTAACCGCATTGGCAGCATGGTCGAGGGCCGCCCCGACTGGGTGATCAGCCGCCAGCGTGCCTGGGGCGTGCCGATCACGCTGTTCGTGAAAAAGGGCACCAACCAGTATCTCACCGACCCCGCGGTCAACGCGCGGATCGTGGACGCCATCCGCGTGGCTGGCGTCGACGGGTGGAGCGCGGAGGCCGCGCCCGCGCTGCTCGGCCCCGATTACGACGTGGCCGATTACGAACAGGTCACCGACATCCTCGACGTGTGGTTCGACAGCGGCTGCACCCACGCCTTCGTGCTCGAAAGCGGCAAATGGCCTGACATGCGCTGGCCCGCCGACCTGTATCTGGAGGGGTCCGACCAGCATCGCGGCTGGTTTCAGTCGTCGCTGCTGGAGTCCTGCGGCACGCGCGGGCGGGCGCCGTACGACGCGGTGCTGACGCACGGGTTCACGATGGACCAAAAGGGCATGAAAATGTCCAAGTCGCTCGGCAACACCATCAACCCGCTCGACCTGATGCGCGATTACGGCGCGGACATTTTGCGGTTGTGGGCGCTGTCGGTGGATTTTACCGAGGACCACCGCATCGGAAAGGAAATCCTGAGCGGCGTGGCCGACCAGTATCGCAAGGTGCGGAATACCTTCCGGTATTTGCTGGGCGCGCTGGAGGGGTTCTCCGAGGACGAACGTGTGCCGGTGGCGGACATGCCCGAACTGGAGCGGTACATCCTGCACCTTCTCGCGGACATGGATGCCAAGCTGAAGCAGGCGGTCGATGACTTCGACTTCAACAGCTACACGCGGTTGCTCAGCGATTTCGCCAACAACGACCTCGGTGAGTTCTACTTCGATATTCGCAAAGATGCGTTGTATTGCGACGTCGGCCCTGCGCTTCCGCACGGGAGCCACAAACGCCGAGCGTACCGCACTGTGCTCGACATCTTGTTCCATGCGCTGGTTCGTTACGCAGCACCGGTTCTAGTTTTTACTAGTGAGGAAGTGTGGGGCACGAGATTTTCAGCTTTGGGAAGTGTGCATCTTCTTGAATGGCCGGATGTAAAATTCGAATGGCTAGACTTGTCCTCCAGTGAAGATTGGAACACCCGACGCGTCGCAAGGCGAGCAAGCAACTACGCAATCGAGCAACTCCGAAAAGATAAACGTGTCGGCTCTGGAAATGCAGCGAATGTTGAGGTGAAACAAAAATCAGCTATTTTTGAGTTCGAGGATATGGCAGAAGTATTTATGACTGCACCTGCCTTAATCGATGAAGACAAAGTCGGTCGAATTTGGGAACCATGGAGCGGACCATGGATTACCGATATTACATCCGAGTTTTCCGTTAGGGTTCGTCCTACCGCGTTTCACAAATGCGGCCGCTGCTGGCGGCATTTGCCCGAAGTGACCGAGGATGGCGCTTTGTGCGGGCGTTGCGCAGAGGTGGTGGCATGA
- the lspA gene encoding signal peptidase II: protein MTPNRTLGLTLAAFVFAIDQLVKWLVTVPLDLKTVGQIELLPFFNLTWVENYGVSLGLLVADSATERWLLTALTGLIATVVAVWMWREKNRQDVFGLGLILGGALGNILDRVRFGHVVDFADLHFGGFRPFLVFNIADAAITIGVLILFFRALLARDKPKVEADA, encoded by the coding sequence ATGACCCCCAACCGCACGCTCGGCCTCACCCTCGCGGCCTTCGTCTTCGCCATCGACCAGCTGGTGAAATGGCTCGTCACGGTCCCGCTCGACCTCAAAACCGTCGGCCAGATCGAACTCCTCCCGTTCTTCAACCTGACCTGGGTCGAAAATTACGGCGTGTCGCTCGGTCTGCTTGTCGCCGATTCTGCGACCGAGCGCTGGTTGTTGACCGCGCTTACCGGCCTCATCGCCACCGTCGTCGCGGTGTGGATGTGGCGCGAGAAGAACCGGCAAGATGTGTTCGGCCTCGGCCTCATCCTCGGCGGTGCGCTCGGCAATATCCTCGACCGGGTGCGCTTCGGCCATGTCGTCGACTTCGCCGACCTGCATTTCGGGGGCTTTCGTCCCTTTCTGGTGTTCAATATCGCCGATGCCGCTATAACCATCGGCGTATTGATCCTGTTTTTCCGTGCGCTGCTCGCGCGCGACAAGCCGAAGGTTGAAGCCGATGCGTAA
- a CDS encoding DUF3035 domain-containing protein has translation MRKLVPVLLIATALSACGSNRGVFGRAGPDALAVARAAPLVVPPDFALRPPVPGAPRPQEADSSTLALQAMFGGPADRSAAEKGALTSAGVARADTGIRSTAGDPATTVVDKGAATRDVVAAPASEGQGARATTPN, from the coding sequence ATGCGTAAACTGGTCCCCGTTCTCCTGATCGCCACTGCGCTTAGTGCCTGTGGCAGCAACCGCGGCGTTTTCGGCCGCGCCGGGCCTGACGCGCTGGCCGTCGCGCGCGCAGCACCCCTGGTCGTGCCGCCCGATTTCGCGCTGCGCCCGCCGGTACCGGGTGCCCCGCGCCCGCAAGAGGCCGATTCGTCGACACTGGCGCTGCAGGCGATGTTCGGCGGTCCGGCCGACCGCAGTGCGGCTGAAAAGGGCGCGCTGACTTCGGCAGGCGTCGCGCGCGCCGATACCGGCATCCGCTCGACCGCCGGCGACCCCGCCACGACCGTAGTCGACAAGGGCGCGGCGACGCGCGACGTCGTGGCCGCTCCGGCGAGCGAAGGCCAGGGCGCGCGGGCGACGACGCCGAACTAA
- a CDS encoding TorF family putative porin: MRIFLGCLGSAIALAAATPALAEDAPASAFTINGTATVTSDYRFRGVSQTDKNAAIQGSITVSHESGLYASVWGSSVSGYVVAGATATVELDLIAGWKKTFSSGTTVDVGLLYYYYPRTKLAGDTSSSDFIEPYLAVSQAIGPVTAKGTLAWAPSQKALRLDQATGPNRSNVYLAGDLSASIPNTPLGLSAHVGHSFGPSWLASDAFGKREYTDWSLGATLTHKALTLGISYVDTDATFVSFTGKNVSNGGIVVSLGASF; encoded by the coding sequence ATGCGCATTTTTCTCGGCTGCCTAGGCAGCGCCATCGCTCTCGCCGCAGCCACGCCCGCTCTTGCCGAAGATGCTCCGGCCTCGGCCTTCACGATCAACGGCACCGCCACCGTCACGTCCGACTACCGTTTCCGCGGCGTGTCGCAGACCGACAAGAACGCCGCCATCCAGGGTTCGATCACGGTCAGCCACGAATCGGGCCTGTATGCCAGTGTCTGGGGTTCTTCGGTCAGCGGCTATGTCGTTGCGGGTGCAACCGCGACGGTCGAGCTCGACCTGATCGCGGGCTGGAAAAAGACGTTCAGCAGCGGCACGACGGTCGATGTCGGCTTGCTCTATTATTATTATCCCCGCACCAAGCTGGCCGGCGACACGTCGTCGAGCGACTTCATCGAGCCCTATCTCGCCGTATCGCAAGCCATCGGGCCAGTGACCGCCAAGGGGACGCTGGCCTGGGCTCCGAGCCAAAAGGCGCTGCGCCTCGACCAGGCGACCGGCCCGAACCGCAGCAACGTCTATCTTGCCGGCGACCTGTCGGCGTCGATCCCGAACACGCCGCTCGGCCTGTCAGCGCATGTCGGCCACAGCTTCGGCCCGAGCTGGCTCGCATCCGATGCGTTCGGCAAGCGCGAATATACCGACTGGTCGCTGGGCGCGACGTTGACGCACAAGGCGCTGACGCTCGGCATTTCCTATGTCGATACCGACGCGACCTTCGTGTCGTTCACCGGCAAGAACGTGTCGAACGGCGGCATCGTCGTCAGCCTCGGCGCGAGCTTCTGA
- the metC gene encoding cystathionine beta-lyase, translating into MSDDPAYRPDTRIVRAGRRPEWAQRVVNPPVWRASTILFDDVAAIDEAKAGHGKFYYGLHGTPTQWSLAEALTELEPGAAGTMLYSSGLSAISTALLTVLAPGDDVLIVESAYGPTRRLADGFLKKMGIATRYYAPGVGAGIAQLFLPQTRAVLIESPGSQTFELQDVPAICAAARAAGIATILDNTWASPLLFPAMAAGVDISVLACSKYVGGHSDLMLGSATANAEWFPRLERTTFDIGHNVSPDDAWLGARGLRTMAVRLKAQGAATLEVADWLANRPEVSNVLHPARPDFPGHAIYARDFKGSGTVFSFALATADVARRTRFIEALQLFGIGWSWGGYESLVTPVDPGARTGLPWAPGQLVRLQIGLEDVRDLIADLAQALDTA; encoded by the coding sequence ATGAGCGACGATCCGGCCTACCGGCCGGATACCAGAATCGTCCGCGCCGGCCGCCGCCCCGAATGGGCGCAACGGGTGGTCAATCCGCCGGTTTGGCGGGCGTCAACGATCCTGTTCGACGACGTCGCCGCGATCGACGAGGCTAAAGCGGGTCACGGCAAATTCTATTACGGCCTGCACGGCACGCCGACCCAATGGAGCCTTGCCGAGGCGCTGACCGAGCTCGAGCCGGGCGCTGCGGGGACGATGCTCTATTCGTCAGGGCTGTCGGCGATCTCGACCGCGCTGCTGACGGTGCTCGCCCCCGGCGACGACGTGCTGATCGTCGAAAGCGCCTATGGGCCGACGCGGCGGCTCGCCGACGGATTCCTCAAGAAAATGGGCATCGCGACGCGTTACTACGCGCCGGGCGTCGGCGCGGGGATCGCACAGCTCTTCCTGCCGCAAACGCGCGCAGTGCTGATCGAAAGCCCGGGGTCGCAGACCTTCGAGCTGCAGGACGTGCCCGCGATCTGCGCGGCGGCGCGCGCGGCGGGCATCGCGACGATCCTCGACAACACCTGGGCCTCGCCGCTGCTGTTTCCGGCGATGGCGGCAGGCGTCGATATCAGCGTGCTGGCCTGTTCCAAATATGTCGGCGGGCATTCGGACCTGATGCTCGGGTCGGCCACCGCCAATGCCGAATGGTTTCCGCGCCTCGAACGCACGACCTTCGACATCGGCCATAATGTCAGCCCCGACGACGCCTGGCTTGGCGCACGGGGCCTGCGCACGATGGCGGTGCGGCTGAAGGCGCAAGGGGCGGCGACGCTCGAAGTCGCCGACTGGCTGGCCAACCGGCCCGAAGTGTCGAACGTGCTGCACCCTGCCCGCCCCGATTTCCCCGGCCACGCGATCTACGCGCGCGATTTCAAGGGCTCGGGCACCGTCTTTTCGTTTGCCCTGGCCACGGCCGACGTCGCGCGCCGGACGCGGTTCATCGAGGCACTGCAGCTGTTCGGCATCGGCTGGAGCTGGGGCGGGTACGAAAGTCTGGTCACGCCGGTCGATCCGGGCGCGCGGACAGGATTGCCCTGGGCGCCCGGCCAGCTGGTCCGCCTGCAAATCGGGCTGGAGGACGTCCGCGACCTGATCGCCGACCTCGCCCAGGCGCTCGATACCGCCTGA
- the sseA gene encoding 3-mercaptopyruvate sulfurtransferase, which translates to MDALVSTQWLASEIGAPDLRIVDATWLMEPGRDAAAEYEAEHIPGAVFMDLAGLADEKTELPMMLPSAEKFASRMQSLGLGDGSRIVLYDNSAQKTSARAWWMLHLFGAHAVAILDGGLAKWKADGHAVASGKEKLRHRHFTVWKDTGFIRTMDQMKELLDTKAEQIVDARGAARFEGREAEPRLGVNPGHMPGAKNLPMGELFDADGTYKSKDGLKAAFEAAGVDPTQPIAATCGSGITAATVAFAAHLLGNDKVAVYDGSWSEWGADPDTAKAIGAA; encoded by the coding sequence ATGGACGCGCTTGTTTCGACCCAATGGCTGGCCAGTGAAATCGGCGCACCCGACCTGCGGATCGTAGATGCGACATGGCTGATGGAACCCGGTCGCGATGCCGCCGCCGAGTACGAAGCCGAGCATATTCCGGGCGCGGTGTTCATGGATCTGGCGGGCCTCGCCGACGAGAAGACCGAGCTGCCGATGATGCTGCCCAGCGCGGAAAAGTTCGCCAGCCGGATGCAGTCGCTGGGTCTGGGCGATGGCAGCCGCATCGTACTCTACGACAATTCGGCGCAGAAGACCTCGGCGCGGGCGTGGTGGATGCTCCACCTGTTCGGCGCGCATGCGGTGGCGATCCTCGATGGCGGCCTCGCTAAATGGAAGGCCGACGGCCATGCGGTCGCCAGCGGCAAGGAAAAGCTGCGCCACCGGCACTTCACTGTGTGGAAGGACACCGGCTTCATCCGCACCATGGACCAGATGAAGGAACTGCTGGACACCAAGGCCGAACAGATCGTCGACGCACGCGGCGCGGCGCGCTTCGAAGGGCGCGAGGCCGAGCCGCGGCTGGGCGTCAACCCGGGGCATATGCCGGGCGCGAAGAACCTGCCGATGGGCGAACTATTCGACGCCGACGGCACCTACAAGTCGAAGGACGGGCTGAAGGCTGCATTCGAGGCTGCGGGTGTCGATCCGACCCAGCCGATTGCCGCGACCTGCGGGTCGGGCATCACGGCCGCGACGGTCGCGTTCGCCGCGCATCTGCTGGGGAATGACAAGGTCGCGGTCTATGACGGTAGCTGGTCCGAATGGGGCGCAGATCCCGATACGGCCAAGGCCATCGGGGCCGCATGA
- a CDS encoding cryptochrome/photolyase family protein: MRPVIRDPDRRSGVTTLIPVLGDQLSPDLSSLKDVDPATAVILMMEVADETTYVRHHRRKIAYILSAMRHHAAALQAAGWTVDYVKLDDADNTGSFTGEIARAVERHASDRIVVTESGEHRVQAMLDAWETLFGIPVDIRADTRFIATHSEFAAWADERKQLRMEFFYRDMRRKTGLLMDGAKPEGGEWNYDKENRKPAQRDLLMPQLPHFAPDAITTEVLALVAARFTDHVGSLDNFGIAVTREQALETQAHFLKHALPRFGDFQDAMLTGEPYLYHAHLSFYINSGLLDPLELCRAVEDEYRAGRVPLNAAEGFIRQIIGWREYVRGIYWWTGPEYGTRNFLNAKRALPAFYWTGDTDMHCLSQAIGQTLDLAYAHHIQRLMVTGNFALLIGADPDDVDRWYLEVYADAYEWVEQPNTRGMVLFADGGLLGSKPYASSGAYIDRMSDYCRHCRYDVKQRTGSDACPFNALYWDFLARNDDKLRSNQRLAMPYRNWDRMDDATKAALRGQAASFLERLDAAPKGY, from the coding sequence ATGCGGCCTGTCATTCGAGATCCGGATCGCCGAAGCGGCGTGACCACCCTCATCCCCGTCCTTGGCGACCAGCTGTCGCCCGATCTGTCGTCACTGAAGGACGTCGACCCCGCGACCGCCGTAATTCTGATGATGGAAGTCGCCGACGAGACGACTTACGTCCGCCATCATAGGCGCAAGATCGCGTATATCCTGTCGGCGATGCGGCATCATGCGGCGGCTTTGCAGGCAGCGGGGTGGACGGTCGATTATGTGAAGCTCGACGACGCCGACAACACGGGCAGCTTCACCGGCGAAATCGCGCGCGCTGTCGAACGGCATGCGTCCGACCGGATCGTTGTCACCGAGAGCGGCGAACATCGTGTGCAGGCAATGCTCGATGCGTGGGAGACGCTGTTCGGAATCCCCGTCGACATCCGCGCCGACACGCGGTTCATCGCCACCCACAGCGAATTCGCCGCCTGGGCCGATGAGCGGAAGCAGTTGCGGATGGAATTTTTCTACCGCGACATGCGCCGCAAGACCGGGCTGCTCATGGACGGCGCCAAGCCCGAGGGTGGCGAATGGAATTACGACAAGGAGAATCGCAAGCCCGCCCAGCGCGATCTGTTGATGCCGCAACTGCCGCATTTCGCGCCGGATGCGATCACGACCGAGGTGCTCGCGCTGGTCGCGGCGCGCTTTACCGATCATGTTGGCAGCCTCGACAATTTCGGGATCGCGGTGACGCGCGAACAGGCGCTCGAAACACAAGCGCATTTCCTGAAGCACGCACTCCCGCGCTTCGGCGATTTCCAGGATGCGATGCTGACCGGCGAGCCGTACCTCTACCACGCGCATCTGTCGTTCTACATCAATTCGGGCTTGCTCGACCCGCTCGAGCTGTGCCGCGCGGTCGAGGACGAATATCGCGCAGGTCGCGTGCCGCTGAACGCTGCCGAGGGCTTTATTCGCCAGATCATCGGCTGGCGCGAATATGTGCGCGGGATTTATTGGTGGACCGGCCCCGAATACGGCACCCGCAATTTCCTGAACGCGAAACGCGCCCTCCCCGCCTTCTACTGGACCGGCGACACCGACATGCACTGTCTGTCGCAAGCCATCGGCCAGACGCTCGACCTTGCCTACGCGCACCACATCCAGCGCCTGATGGTCACCGGCAATTTCGCGCTGCTGATCGGGGCGGACCCCGATGATGTCGATCGCTGGTATCTGGAGGTCTATGCCGACGCCTATGAATGGGTCGAACAGCCCAACACCCGCGGGATGGTACTGTTCGCCGATGGCGGACTGCTGGGATCGAAGCCCTATGCCTCCTCGGGCGCGTATATCGACCGGATGTCGGACTATTGCCGCCACTGCCGCTACGACGTGAAACAGCGCACCGGGTCCGACGCCTGCCCGTTCAACGCGCTCTATTGGGATTTCCTCGCGCGCAACGATGACAAGCTGCGGTCGAACCAGCGGCTGGCGATGCCGTATCGGAACTGGGACCGGATGGACGATGCCACCAAGGCTGCACTGCGCGGTCAGGCAGCAAGTTTTCTGGAACGTCTCGACGCCGCGCCCAAGGGTTACTAG
- a CDS encoding helix-turn-helix domain-containing protein codes for MEVQTFDNIFDALARNPAEAANMKARTELMTAIRLRVLEWNLSQQAAAARLGITRPRLNDLLRGKLGKFSLDALVNLATACGLSFEIRIAEAA; via the coding sequence ATGGAAGTGCAGACCTTCGACAACATCTTCGATGCGCTAGCGCGGAACCCTGCTGAAGCTGCGAATATGAAGGCCCGGACCGAATTGATGACGGCAATCAGGCTGCGTGTGCTCGAATGGAACCTGTCGCAACAGGCGGCGGCGGCGCGCCTCGGCATTACTCGCCCGCGTCTCAACGACCTGTTACGCGGCAAGCTGGGCAAATTTTCGCTCGATGCGCTGGTCAATCTGGCAACGGCATGCGGCCTGTCATTCGAGATCCGGATCGCCGAAGCGGCGTGA
- a CDS encoding type II toxin-antitoxin system RelE/ParE family toxin, which produces MIHDPPKAVTFLGDSLSRMRDFPDNARAEAGYQLSEVQQGRDPADWKPMKTVGPGVREIRVRDASGAYRVIYLATLADCVLVLHAFEKKTQKTAQRDIDLAARRLREWKD; this is translated from the coding sequence TTGATACACGACCCTCCGAAAGCGGTAACTTTTCTGGGTGACAGCCTGTCGCGGATGCGGGACTTCCCCGACAATGCGCGGGCCGAAGCGGGTTACCAACTGAGTGAAGTGCAGCAAGGGCGCGATCCTGCCGACTGGAAGCCGATGAAGACGGTCGGTCCGGGAGTTCGCGAGATCAGGGTACGCGATGCGTCGGGTGCGTACCGAGTGATCTATCTGGCAACATTGGCCGATTGCGTGCTGGTGCTCCACGCTTTCGAGAAAAAGACGCAGAAGACGGCGCAACGGGATATCGATCTGGCCGCGCGGCGGCTGCGAGAGTGGAAGGATTGA